The following proteins come from a genomic window of Candidatus Bathyarchaeia archaeon:
- a CDS encoding zinc-ribbon domain-containing protein, translated as MERLVKKCPSCGYSNRDDAAFCASCGLPLPSAAAPPAVKPVPSVRVVTPVAPAAPARVPAPGMCYYHPHLPAVNICSRCGRSVCRYDSIPYDNLILCPPCYQTIAQIVPAPMAPIGPVPAAPPAIGAVPPAPAPGYTVVAPVVPPARALWGFILSIIAGIMVLINAAGLTSAWLYVTLASIFPWIGTIAPFPPWMLIGIGVILGIIMIIGSLLMIMGYGTIGSIVVFVPAIISLIMGGGFVAGFILGIVGGIMAMLGR; from the coding sequence ATGGAAAGATTGGTCAAGAAATGTCCATCCTGCGGTTACAGTAATAGGGACGATGCCGCCTTCTGCGCAAGTTGCGGCTTACCCCTCCCATCGGCTGCTGCCCCTCCAGCGGTGAAGCCGGTCCCATCGGTGCGGGTAGTCACTCCCGTTGCGCCGGCTGCGCCGGCGAGGGTTCCGGCGCCCGGCATGTGCTACTACCACCCCCACCTGCCAGCGGTGAACATTTGCAGCAGATGCGGCAGGTCTGTGTGCAGGTACGACTCAATACCCTACGACAACCTGATCCTTTGCCCCCCCTGCTATCAAACGATAGCTCAAATAGTTCCAGCCCCCATGGCCCCTATTGGCCCAGTTCCGGCGGCACCGCCGGCCATTGGCGCGGTGCCGCCAGCACCGGCGCCGGGATATACTGTAGTGGCTCCGGTAGTCCCGCCCGCTAGGGCCCTTTGGGGCTTCATACTCTCCATAATAGCTGGCATCATGGTCCTGATAAACGCCGCCGGCCTCACGAGCGCTTGGCTCTATGTGACCTTGGCCAGCATATTCCCGTGGATAGGCACGATAGCCCCGTTCCCGCCTTGGATGCTCATAGGTATCGGCGTGATATTGGGCATAATAATGATAATAGGCTCGCTGCTGATGATAATGGGATACGGGACGATAGGCTCCATAGTGGTCTTCGTGCCGGCGATAATAAGCCTTATAATGGGTGGGGGCTTCGTCGCCGGGTTCATATTGGGCATAGTGGGCGGCATAATGGCCATGCTGGGGAGGTAG
- a CDS encoding Mov34/MPN/PAD-1 family protein, with protein sequence MPYISISRDCKRKVLDHARASEGGEVIGLLLGRYIDQSLIIEDAIPGKGERDGERIILTGEELAKIADDILSGRVGGNVIGWYHSHPGRGVFLSDVDVSTQLKLQQFSPHVVSMVVDPEREEVGFFFVDPISREPHRVGKDEIFEFSLGEHPIPLALPQRPSPRRSPSARSIAIFALLMALIGSSILFLMIYSAPQVKQPTIQILPIPGAVVGEELEISAEITEGSFGLGNVTLFYRIRAEADWISVRMDRRSGNIFSAKIPSSQIMGDVVYFISAEDNIGNVVKSPLAFAGLRSFELIGVRALARLYWDSGSEIRFGLVPINGFSSAVGFEVLGLPEGIVAEFEPAIAIPKGSEPVEVLLKLIPLGPSRPAPGEYRLLIRATHGAFSRELQARLLVPTFDLSLQPPSLKVPYGGIAKFNVSISRRYGFDRELRFEVRGLPSDIFETKLIVPEGVSLAQESKMVLEVYVSPYARIGTYDFKLIVTGGGIEREVSANLKVFRTRV encoded by the coding sequence TTGCCCTACATCAGTATATCTAGGGATTGTAAAAGAAAAGTCTTGGATCACGCAAGGGCATCGGAGGGCGGGGAGGTCATAGGCCTCCTATTAGGTAGATATATTGACCAATCCTTGATCATCGAAGATGCGATCCCGGGAAAGGGGGAGAGGGACGGTGAGCGCATCATCCTCACGGGCGAGGAATTGGCCAAGATAGCCGATGATATATTAAGCGGCAGGGTGGGGGGGAACGTAATCGGCTGGTACCATTCGCATCCGGGACGCGGAGTCTTTCTCTCGGATGTAGATGTTTCTACGCAGCTGAAGCTCCAGCAATTCTCCCCCCACGTCGTCAGCATGGTGGTGGATCCCGAAAGGGAAGAAGTTGGCTTTTTCTTCGTCGACCCGATCAGTCGCGAACCCCATCGCGTGGGCAAAGATGAGATATTCGAGTTCAGCCTTGGCGAACATCCCATACCTCTGGCTTTGCCCCAGCGCCCCTCGCCTCGGAGGTCCCCCTCCGCGAGATCGATAGCGATCTTCGCACTCCTGATGGCCCTAATTGGGAGTTCGATACTTTTCCTTATGATATATTCCGCCCCTCAGGTCAAGCAACCGACCATTCAAATCCTGCCGATTCCCGGGGCAGTCGTGGGCGAGGAGCTGGAGATCTCCGCCGAGATCACCGAGGGTAGCTTCGGTTTGGGGAACGTGACCCTGTTCTATAGGATTAGGGCAGAGGCGGATTGGATCTCAGTTCGGATGGATAGGCGAAGCGGAAATATATTCTCGGCCAAGATACCCTCCTCGCAAATAATGGGCGATGTGGTTTATTTCATATCGGCTGAGGATAATATCGGGAACGTGGTCAAGAGCCCTCTGGCCTTCGCGGGACTGAGGAGCTTCGAGTTGATCGGGGTGAGGGCGCTCGCGAGGCTCTATTGGGATTCCGGATCCGAGATCCGCTTCGGGCTGGTCCCCATAAATGGATTTTCCTCGGCAGTGGGCTTCGAGGTCCTCGGCCTTCCGGAGGGCATAGTCGCTGAGTTCGAGCCCGCGATCGCGATCCCAAAGGGGAGCGAGCCTGTGGAGGTCCTGCTTAAGCTGATCCCCCTTGGCCCGTCCCGCCCGGCCCCCGGAGAATATAGGTTGTTGATAAGGGCCACTCATGGAGCGTTCAGCCGAGAACTCCAAGCCCGCCTCTTAGTCCCAACGTTTGATCTCTCGCTCCAGCCCCCCTCCCTGAAGGTCCCATATGGCGGCATCGCCAAGTTCAACGTTTCCATATCCCGTAGATATGGATTCGATCGCGAGCTGAGGTTCGAGGTGAGGGGATTGCCATCGGATATCTTCGAAACGAAGCTAATAGTGCCCGAGGGGGTTTCATTGGCTCAAGAGTCCAAAATGGTCTTGGAGGTCTACGTCAGCCCTTATGCGAGGATTGGCACATATGACTTCAAATTGATCGTAACCGGTGGCGGAATTGAAAGAGAGGTGTCAGCGAATCTTAAAGTTTTCCGAACGAGGGTTTAA
- a CDS encoding ubiquitin-like protein: MRLFVQAPIGPQTGLAEIEVIPDHTIGEIKQQVCASFGVDPSTVALMYGGAILDENATVAQAGIPENAQLALMPYNIIGGRPWITP; the protein is encoded by the coding sequence GTGAGGCTATTCGTACAAGCCCCCATCGGGCCCCAAACTGGGCTGGCGGAGATAGAGGTGATACCGGATCATACTATCGGGGAGATAAAGCAACAAGTATGTGCCTCATTTGGCGTAGACCCCTCCACGGTCGCCCTGATGTACGGCGGCGCGATCTTGGATGAGAACGCGACCGTGGCCCAAGCCGGGATCCCCGAGAACGCCCAGCTCGCGCTAATGCCCTACAACATAATAGGCGGGCGGCCTTGGATTACGCCCTGA
- a CDS encoding ubiquitin-conjugating enzyme E2, with the protein MDYALIYKEKSILNHQFPTVSAIGDPPVAYEGLLRCEKGPVKRLAEKGKWPFVEYVKWNKFRMELPMEYPLKPPTVTWLTEIPHPNIVPGIPGAVCVSVLGEGWNPKLGLVTV; encoded by the coding sequence TTGGATTACGCCCTGATCTATAAGGAGAAATCGATACTGAATCATCAATTCCCAACGGTGAGCGCCATAGGGGACCCCCCCGTGGCGTACGAAGGGCTCCTGAGGTGCGAGAAGGGCCCCGTGAAGAGGTTGGCCGAGAAGGGGAAATGGCCTTTTGTGGAATATGTGAAATGGAACAAGTTCAGGATGGAGTTGCCTATGGAGTATCCCTTGAAGCCCCCGACGGTCACTTGGCTGACGGAGATCCCCCACCCTAACATAGTGCCCGGGATTCCCGGGGCCGTTTGCGTATCGGTCCTCGGAGAGGGATGGAACCCAAAGCTCGGGCTGGTTACGGTG
- a CDS encoding ThiF family adenylyltransferase yields MGLRIRARLPSVEEIELELKEGSRASDLKSIICAQLSIEPEATELLGPRGALREEDSLEGFDSVIVDYLWARQMMLWGREGQSKIRGLRVVIAGAGAIGNELAKNLAMLGVGEQVIIDYDQVEESNLNRAVFFREEDIGRNKADALAERVNEAFPLTRTLAINDRVEAVPLGIFLNSDAILSGLDNALSRIYLSQVSRKYLVPLIDGGIIGSQIRVQTYIPPDSPCPACALPPGNYKDLAGLRNPCAPAGEEAKMPSLPTSASLAASIQAQELVKIALGYEEFLRSGSWPKVLGKPLEGVLIVDLDHNRYSVMDLKRSERCLVCGKGGLAERVAKRVKVLLKDLRGIGDLEALLKSELGAEELVRLETRSWVQSSPDPIEHLRSGGKALAIFKNRDGDYEEAVIEPE; encoded by the coding sequence TTGGGATTGAGGATAAGGGCTAGGTTGCCATCGGTTGAGGAAATCGAACTGGAGCTGAAAGAAGGCTCTAGGGCATCTGATTTGAAATCGATCATATGCGCTCAGCTCAGCATAGAGCCGGAGGCCACGGAGTTACTGGGCCCCCGCGGTGCCCTTAGGGAGGAGGACTCCTTGGAGGGCTTTGATTCCGTCATCGTGGATTATCTCTGGGCTAGGCAGATGATGCTATGGGGGAGGGAGGGCCAATCCAAGATCAGGGGCCTAAGGGTCGTGATAGCCGGCGCCGGGGCCATAGGCAACGAGCTGGCCAAGAACTTGGCCATGCTTGGCGTTGGGGAGCAGGTGATAATAGATTATGATCAGGTCGAGGAATCGAACCTGAATAGGGCGGTCTTCTTCAGGGAGGAGGATATCGGCAGGAACAAGGCCGATGCCCTCGCGGAGAGGGTGAACGAGGCCTTCCCGCTCACCAGAACCTTGGCCATAAATGATCGAGTGGAGGCCGTCCCGCTCGGGATCTTCTTGAATTCAGATGCGATCCTATCGGGCTTGGATAACGCCCTATCGAGGATCTATCTATCCCAAGTTTCTAGGAAATACCTCGTCCCCCTCATCGACGGCGGCATAATCGGCTCACAAATCAGGGTCCAGACCTACATCCCGCCCGATTCCCCATGTCCGGCTTGCGCCCTGCCGCCCGGGAATTACAAGGACTTAGCGGGGCTGAGGAATCCCTGTGCGCCCGCCGGGGAGGAGGCGAAGATGCCCTCGCTTCCGACCTCGGCCTCCCTCGCCGCCTCGATCCAAGCCCAAGAGCTCGTGAAGATCGCCCTCGGCTATGAGGAATTCCTCAGGAGCGGATCTTGGCCCAAGGTCCTTGGGAAGCCGCTTGAGGGGGTTCTGATAGTGGATTTGGATCATAATCGCTATAGCGTAATGGATCTGAAGAGGAGCGAGCGCTGCTTGGTTTGCGGGAAGGGTGGGCTCGCCGAGAGGGTTGCGAAGAGGGTGAAGGTCTTATTGAAGGATCTAAGGGGCATCGGGGATCTCGAGGCCCTCCTCAAATCCGAGCTGGGCGCGGAGGAGTTGGTCCGCCTTGAAACGCGCTCATGGGTCCAGAGCTCCCCCGATCCCATCGAGCATTTGAGGTCCGGCGGGAAGGCCTTAGCTATATTTAAAAATCGCGACGGAGATTACGAAGAGGCGGTGATCGAACCGGAATAG
- a CDS encoding zinc ribbon domain-containing protein — protein MAQAAYAVIVKPMGLPSSYSTRIYVDGVGVGEVAGGGSYILNLTGERQVSVDPYVPSKLGDKGVRYYCPQNALMVSGSADLKFFYKRQFYLQVKSEKGVVEGGGWYDEGETVIVRVVSRIVAGESGDERYIFAGWGGDASGQGERSNPIRMDGPKTAIANWRRQLALRVSANPSNLSYLEFVKWYDEGAKGEFAVPPTVGAGPGARYAFKHWSGDFVGSSPNGTLVMDGPKHLVANYKLQYLLEIKANPSLIEKIVDVQRSDWYDAGSGVELAPPKSPIEWEKGTRFVFDGWILDGRGIGAGATRVEMDSPHLLEAVYKTQYYLSIETERGRARGEGWYDAGSTANFSVEKEVGDWLVKYIFQRWSGDFEGETASGTLTMDRPKVIRAVWRADYTGLAIFLTLLIATLLAAFAVILLRLKKGVGPRRGPGIREEIPMAPVAMAPPPEALKSCHKCGAMIPIKAKYCDKCGEMVGEAGAPRNVDEDVYRYLVEKGGIISWAEASEDLGLPIDVIKASIERLKKTGRIKQEG, from the coding sequence ATGGCCCAAGCCGCATACGCCGTGATCGTAAAGCCGATGGGCCTTCCATCTTCCTATTCCACCCGCATCTACGTTGATGGGGTGGGGGTAGGGGAGGTTGCGGGAGGCGGTTCCTATATCCTCAATCTAACCGGGGAGCGGCAGGTGTCCGTCGATCCCTACGTGCCTAGCAAGTTAGGGGATAAGGGCGTTAGGTATTACTGTCCCCAGAACGCCCTTATGGTCTCCGGCAGCGCGGACCTGAAGTTCTTTTACAAGAGGCAATTCTACCTCCAAGTCAAATCCGAGAAGGGGGTGGTGGAGGGCGGGGGATGGTATGACGAGGGCGAAACGGTCATTGTGAGGGTCGTTTCGAGGATCGTCGCGGGAGAGAGCGGGGATGAACGCTATATATTCGCAGGCTGGGGCGGGGATGCAAGCGGCCAAGGGGAGAGGTCGAACCCGATAAGGATGGATGGACCAAAGACAGCCATAGCCAACTGGAGGAGGCAGCTGGCTCTGAGGGTGAGCGCCAACCCATCAAACCTCAGCTATTTGGAGTTCGTGAAATGGTACGATGAAGGAGCCAAGGGGGAGTTCGCGGTCCCCCCGACGGTAGGGGCCGGGCCGGGCGCCCGCTATGCCTTCAAGCATTGGAGTGGGGATTTCGTGGGATCTTCCCCGAACGGCACCTTGGTCATGGACGGTCCCAAGCATTTAGTGGCCAACTACAAACTCCAGTACCTCTTGGAGATCAAGGCCAATCCTAGCTTGATTGAGAAGATCGTCGATGTGCAAAGGAGCGATTGGTACGATGCCGGCTCGGGGGTGGAGCTCGCGCCCCCGAAGAGCCCCATAGAATGGGAGAAGGGGACTAGGTTCGTATTCGATGGCTGGATCTTGGATGGAAGGGGCATTGGGGCCGGGGCCACCCGCGTGGAGATGGATTCACCTCACCTGCTTGAGGCCGTTTACAAAACCCAGTACTATCTCTCGATAGAAACGGAGCGGGGGAGGGCGAGGGGCGAGGGATGGTACGACGCCGGTTCCACAGCGAACTTCTCCGTGGAGAAGGAGGTTGGCGATTGGTTAGTGAAATATATCTTCCAAAGATGGAGTGGGGATTTCGAAGGCGAGACCGCAAGCGGAACGCTGACCATGGATCGCCCCAAGGTCATAAGGGCAGTGTGGAGGGCCGATTATACGGGCCTCGCGATCTTCCTAACCCTCCTCATAGCTACGCTACTCGCCGCTTTCGCCGTAATCTTGCTCCGCCTCAAAAAGGGCGTTGGGCCGAGGCGAGGCCCGGGGATCCGGGAGGAGATCCCCATGGCGCCCGTGGCCATGGCTCCGCCGCCGGAGGCCCTGAAGTCTTGCCATAAGTGCGGCGCCATGATCCCGATCAAGGCGAAGTATTGCGACAAATGTGGCGAGATGGTTGGGGAGGCCGGAGCGCCTAGGAACGTTGATGAGGATGTCTATAGGTATTTGGTGGAGAAGGGGGGCATCATATCTTGGGCCGAAGCCTCGGAGGATTTGGGCCTGCCAATAGACGTGATAAAGGCATCGATTGAGAGGTTGAAGAAAACGGGAAGGATAAAGCAGGAGGGCTGA
- the purM gene encoding phosphoribosylformylglycinamidine cyclo-ligase: protein MGQDGLMDRYAEAGVDSRKEEEAMDGLRPIFEATFSFRRGIGAPVIPIGHFAGIVKLDAKRGLALKTDGVGTKILIAQLMDKYDTIGIDCVAMCVNDIICVGAEPISFLDYIAVERIDPGLLRELARGLAKGAEMANVSIVGGEIAQIPDMIKGKVEGRGFDLVGMCAGVVDLDEVVTGSGLSEGDVLIGLRSSGIHSNGLSLARRILLERAGLGLEAQPGGLERCLGEELLEPTAIYVKPVLRMLREGLGIKFMANITGEGILNLCRAEAEFGFVIEELPEPQPIFRIIQELGSLRDGEMYKVFNMGIGFCAALPKGEVDRALSIAEGSGFEAFVMGRAVRDPERKVVLKPLRLMGKKGYRMLEGY, encoded by the coding sequence ATGGGGCAGGACGGCTTGATGGATCGCTACGCGGAAGCGGGGGTGGATTCGAGGAAGGAGGAGGAGGCCATGGATGGGCTTAGGCCCATATTCGAGGCCACCTTCTCCTTCAGAAGGGGGATCGGGGCCCCCGTGATCCCTATAGGCCATTTCGCCGGCATAGTGAAGCTCGATGCGAAGCGGGGGCTCGCCTTGAAGACGGATGGTGTCGGGACGAAGATCCTCATCGCGCAGCTCATGGATAAATACGATACCATAGGAATTGATTGCGTTGCTATGTGCGTTAATGACATCATATGCGTTGGGGCTGAGCCGATATCGTTCTTAGATTATATAGCCGTCGAGAGGATCGACCCGGGGCTCCTGAGAGAGTTGGCGAGGGGGCTCGCCAAGGGGGCGGAGATGGCGAACGTGAGCATAGTGGGCGGGGAGATCGCCCAGATCCCGGATATGATAAAGGGCAAGGTCGAGGGGAGGGGCTTCGACCTCGTCGGAATGTGCGCCGGCGTGGTGGATTTGGATGAGGTCGTGACCGGGAGCGGGCTCTCCGAGGGAGACGTGCTTATAGGCCTCCGCAGCTCCGGGATCCATAGTAATGGGCTAAGCTTGGCTAGGAGGATCCTTTTGGAAAGGGCCGGGTTGGGCCTCGAGGCCCAACCGGGGGGGTTGGAGAGGTGCTTGGGGGAGGAGCTATTGGAGCCTACCGCAATATACGTGAAGCCGGTCCTTCGGATGCTGCGAGAGGGGCTAGGGATCAAATTCATGGCGAACATAACCGGGGAGGGCATATTGAACCTTTGCAGGGCCGAGGCGGAGTTCGGGTTCGTGATTGAGGAATTGCCGGAGCCACAGCCCATCTTCCGAATAATCCAAGAGCTCGGATCCCTCCGGGATGGTGAGATGTACAAGGTATTTAACATGGGGATAGGATTTTGCGCGGCCCTGCCGAAGGGAGAGGTGGATCGCGCGCTCTCTATAGCGGAGGGGAGCGGGTTCGAGGCGTTCGTGATGGGCAGGGCGGTCAGGGATCCGGAGAGGAAGGTCGTGCTAAAGCCCCTGAGGTTAATGGGCAAGAAGGGGTATCGGATGCTGGAAGGTTATTAG
- the guaA gene encoding glutamine-hydrolyzing GMP synthase: MKFDAVPVLDFGGQYSHLIVRRVREFGVFSEILPHDIGAESVRALDGKYNVKGLILSGGPSSATEDGAPSCDPAIFDLSKPILGICYGHQLIAKLFGGRVETLGVGEFGIARATIRRPRGILRGLKKRERVWMSHRDSVVEAPRGFEVLAYTKDCPIASFASFKRRIFGVQWHPEVIHTDRGRLIIKNFLFRICGCEPNWRLENFVAKAVEYVKEAVGEERAIIALSGGIDSSTAAVLASKALGKRLIAVFVDHGFMREGEPEGIKRAFEGFDIELVVREERDRFLRRLKGITDPEAKRKIIGEEFIRVFEEVAKERGAKYLIQGTIYPDRIESGSSRRSEKIKTHHNVGGLPSSMEFKGIVEPLKDLYKDEVREVAKALGLPAEFVRRQPFPGPGLAVRIIGEVTEEKLEILRKADAIVREELEARGLAEGLWQYFAVLTDTKSTGVKGDSRAYGYVVAIRAVESSDAMTAKFAKIPYGVLEKLSTRIVNEIPKVARVVYDITHKPPATIEWE, encoded by the coding sequence ATGAAATTCGACGCCGTCCCTGTATTGGACTTCGGAGGCCAGTACTCCCATCTCATCGTCAGGAGGGTCAGGGAGTTCGGGGTTTTTTCCGAGATCCTGCCGCATGACATCGGCGCGGAGAGCGTAAGGGCCCTAGATGGGAAGTATAACGTAAAGGGCTTAATACTCTCGGGCGGGCCCTCGAGCGCGACCGAGGATGGAGCGCCCTCATGCGATCCCGCGATCTTCGACCTCTCAAAGCCGATCTTGGGGATTTGTTATGGCCATCAGCTCATAGCCAAGCTATTCGGCGGAAGGGTGGAAACGCTCGGGGTCGGGGAGTTCGGAATCGCCCGCGCCACGATAAGGAGGCCAAGGGGAATACTGAGGGGCCTTAAGAAGCGGGAGAGGGTTTGGATGAGTCATAGGGATTCTGTAGTGGAAGCTCCGAGGGGATTCGAGGTGCTGGCCTATACCAAGGATTGCCCCATAGCCTCCTTCGCCTCCTTCAAGCGGAGGATATTCGGCGTCCAATGGCACCCAGAGGTGATCCATACGGATCGCGGTCGGCTCATAATCAAGAATTTCCTATTCCGAATATGCGGTTGTGAGCCGAACTGGAGGCTGGAGAACTTCGTGGCCAAGGCCGTGGAATATGTGAAAGAAGCCGTTGGAGAAGAAAGGGCCATAATAGCGTTGAGCGGGGGCATAGATTCAAGTACCGCAGCGGTCTTAGCCTCGAAGGCGCTGGGGAAGCGCCTCATCGCCGTCTTCGTCGATCACGGATTCATGAGAGAGGGGGAGCCGGAGGGGATAAAGAGGGCTTTCGAGGGGTTCGACATAGAGCTCGTCGTTAGGGAGGAGAGGGATAGGTTCCTCAGGAGGCTCAAGGGCATCACCGATCCAGAGGCGAAGAGGAAGATTATCGGGGAGGAGTTCATAAGGGTCTTCGAGGAAGTCGCCAAGGAAAGGGGCGCTAAGTATTTGATACAGGGGACGATATATCCGGATAGGATCGAGTCGGGATCGAGCAGGCGCTCCGAGAAGATAAAGACTCATCACAACGTTGGCGGCCTGCCATCGAGCATGGAGTTCAAGGGCATCGTCGAGCCCTTGAAGGATCTCTACAAGGACGAGGTCAGGGAGGTCGCCAAGGCCTTGGGGTTGCCTGCGGAGTTCGTCAGGAGGCAGCCATTCCCGGGTCCTGGATTGGCCGTTAGGATAATCGGCGAGGTTACTGAGGAGAAGTTGGAGATCCTTAGGAAGGCGGATGCCATAGTGCGAGAGGAGCTGGAGGCGAGGGGGCTCGCGGAGGGCCTTTGGCAATACTTCGCCGTTCTAACGGATACGAAGAGCACCGGGGTCAAGGGGGATTCTAGGGCCTACGGTTATGTAGTGGCCATAAGGGCCGTGGAGAGCTCCGATGCGATGACTGCCAAGTTCGCCAAGATCCCCTATGGAGTATTGGAGAAGCTATCCACGCGCATCGTGAATGAGATACCGAAGGTGGCGAGGGTCGTCTACGATATAACGCATAAGCCCCCCGCCACGATAGAATGGGAGTAG
- a CDS encoding NAD+ synthase, with translation MGNVLRDELSKIDLRAAESEIIHFIREAVRASRAEGVVVGLSGGVDSSVAAALCAKSLGGGRVLSLIMPAHFTPKGDLEDAEGLADELGVERRTIGIDAICDRIYESVGANPSNPAHRIPMANVRARARMVLLYYFANSENRLVVGTGDRSEILIGYFTKYGDGGADLLPIAHLYKTQVRMMAVHLGLPSRIAEKEASPQLYPGHKAIDELPLDYDRLDPILYGLFDRKLRPEEVAKLSETPLEIVREVLRRHFASHHKRRPPLTVRPVD, from the coding sequence ATGGGAAACGTTCTAAGGGATGAGCTATCCAAGATAGATCTCCGCGCCGCGGAGTCCGAGATAATCCATTTTATAAGGGAGGCGGTGAGGGCCTCGAGGGCCGAAGGGGTCGTGGTAGGCCTCAGCGGGGGGGTCGACAGCAGCGTCGCCGCGGCCCTTTGCGCCAAATCCTTGGGTGGCGGCCGAGTCCTTTCGCTTATAATGCCGGCCCATTTCACCCCCAAGGGCGATCTGGAGGATGCCGAGGGTTTGGCGGATGAGCTGGGGGTGGAGCGCAGGACCATCGGCATAGACGCCATATGCGATCGGATCTACGAATCCGTCGGCGCAAATCCATCGAACCCCGCCCATAGGATCCCGATGGCGAACGTTAGGGCTAGGGCGAGGATGGTCCTGCTCTACTATTTCGCTAACTCCGAGAACCGATTGGTCGTGGGCACTGGAGATAGGAGCGAGATCTTAATCGGATATTTCACCAAATACGGCGATGGGGGCGCCGACCTCTTGCCGATAGCGCATCTTTACAAGACGCAGGTGAGAATGATGGCTGTACATTTGGGCTTGCCGAGCCGGATCGCCGAGAAAGAGGCGAGCCCTCAGCTCTACCCTGGCCATAAGGCCATCGACGAACTCCCCTTGGACTACGATAGGTTGGATCCAATCCTCTATGGCCTCTTTGACCGCAAGCTAAGGCCCGAGGAGGTGGCTAAGCTCTCCGAGACGCCGTTGGAGATCGTGAGGGAGGTCCTCCGCAGGCATTTCGCCTCCCATCACAAGCGCCGTCCCCCCCTCACGGTTAGGCCCGTAGATTGA
- a CDS encoding alkaline phosphatase family protein — protein MKLLYIVLDGLGDRPVEALGGRTPLEAAETPNMDYLAEKGINGAMYTVGKGIAPESDAAVISILGYDPFRYHPGRGVVEAIGSDMAFEEGWLALRCNFATIGPHLEIIDRRCGRDLTSHEAEELSRAINDAVRLESHPATFEFKSTIGHRAVLVIRPKSGRLSANITNTDPAYAKVKGLGAAIAGGNRVLPCEPQDSSKEARASADLVNEFFRKSHEVLESHPVNLAREERGKLKANAILLRDASDSLPKLYDINKAFGRRFASLVDMPVERGIAKATGMGMIPLPPPTDDLEEDLRVRLGAMLNALPEYDCFYIHIKGPDLPGHDGDCELKKAVIEAIDAHFFAKLLPKVNISETIICITSDHSTPCSLRAHSDDPVPIVIAGGGIEGDSVKKFGETYCKAGKLGLLERGSELLPRLISLMGPGRAIKRP, from the coding sequence TTGAAGCTCCTGTATATAGTGCTCGATGGCCTCGGGGATAGGCCCGTTGAGGCGCTTGGCGGGAGAACTCCCTTGGAGGCGGCCGAAACGCCCAACATGGATTATTTGGCCGAGAAGGGAATCAATGGGGCCATGTACACGGTGGGCAAGGGGATAGCTCCCGAGAGCGATGCCGCTGTGATCTCCATACTCGGCTATGATCCGTTCCGATATCATCCCGGCAGAGGCGTGGTGGAGGCGATCGGATCCGATATGGCGTTCGAGGAGGGATGGCTGGCGCTTAGGTGCAATTTCGCGACGATCGGGCCACATCTTGAGATAATCGATAGGAGGTGCGGGAGGGATTTGACGAGCCATGAGGCGGAGGAGCTCAGCAGAGCGATCAACGATGCCGTGAGGCTAGAGTCCCATCCGGCCACCTTTGAGTTCAAGAGCACGATAGGCCATAGGGCCGTTTTGGTTATAAGGCCCAAGTCCGGCAGGCTGTCCGCCAATATAACAAATACGGATCCCGCTTACGCCAAGGTTAAGGGGCTAGGTGCGGCGATCGCTGGAGGGAATAGGGTCCTTCCTTGCGAGCCCCAAGATTCCAGCAAGGAGGCGAGGGCATCGGCGGATTTGGTGAATGAGTTCTTCAGGAAATCCCATGAGGTCCTAGAAAGCCATCCGGTGAACTTGGCGAGGGAGGAGCGGGGCAAGCTCAAGGCGAACGCGATCCTCCTGAGGGACGCGAGCGATTCGCTGCCTAAGCTCTATGATATTAACAAGGCCTTCGGGAGGAGGTTCGCAAGCTTGGTCGATATGCCGGTTGAGAGGGGAATAGCCAAGGCCACCGGCATGGGCATGATACCGCTACCCCCGCCTACGGATGATTTGGAGGAGGACCTTAGGGTCAGGTTGGGGGCGATGCTGAATGCCTTGCCGGAATATGATTGCTTTTACATTCATATAAAAGGACCGGATCTGCCCGGCCACGATGGAGATTGTGAACTCAAAAAGGCCGTTATAGAGGCCATAGACGCGCACTTCTTCGCGAAGCTATTGCCCAAGGTGAACATCTCGGAGACCATAATATGCATTACCTCCGATCATTCCACCCCCTGTTCCCTGAGGGCCCATAGCGATGACCCGGTGCCCATAGTGATCGCCGGGGGCGGCATCGAGGGGGACAGCGTCAAGAAGTTTGGGGAAACCTATTGCAAAGCGGGCAAATTGGGGCTCTTGGAGCGCGGGTCCGAGCTCCTCCCAAGGCTCATATCCCTAATGGGGCCCGGCCGGGCGATCAAAAGGCCCTGA